Proteins encoded in a region of the Rutidosis leptorrhynchoides isolate AG116_Rl617_1_P2 chromosome 9, CSIRO_AGI_Rlap_v1, whole genome shotgun sequence genome:
- the LOC139868616 gene encoding F-box/FBD/LRR-repeat protein At1g13570-like: MKRIKGRRKVSKLSTKDDIICSMPDIVITHILNRMPIIDGVRTSILARNSRYKWTMITQLVFGLEFDDHTTGLDYYGYQDKWYDEGSISRLFIHLKGPITKVIICVPHGKVLNVENFYHWVLFLSRKGIMEFTFMNMDDNSIKLPTHIFSCLELTHLKLDNCHFPAAPTTFGCFPNLLSLELDSVTFSSGFHLIFTPCPVVEILKIDNYYAKLSKVKLVEIAKFKNLRKLSLHFRSLDCTPITSSLIISLGDCFPKLQKLFLSFQDCKFEGEAVPRKFVCGSFSCVKTLTLAYMDLSSSIMLPLAFEIIWGCPNLQTLTIPASFLDETASVAIGASDLEYITMGPLQLLNVVFYSRRFSENELFFIKMLLAHTPLLKKITIHPHLWHYYGDCTKKLMLTKKLLMFHRASAIAEVDFRCY, translated from the exons ATGAAACGGATCAAAGGGAGGCGTAAAGTATCCAAGCTGTCAACAAAAGATGATATTATCTGCAGTATGCCAGATATTGTAATAACTCATATTCTGAATCGTATGCCAATAATAGATGGTGTAAGAACTAGTATCTTGGCGAGAAACTCGAGGTATAAGTGGACTATGATCACCCAACTTGTATTTGGTTTGGAATTCGATGACCATACAACAGGACTAGATTATTATGGATATCAAGATAAATGGTATGATGAGGGGAGTATAAGTAGACTTTTCATACATCTCAAAGGTCCAATAACAAAAGTTATTATCTGTGTACCGCATGGGAAGGTACTAAATGTTGAGAATTTTTATCACTGGGTTCTATTCTTGTCTAGAAAAGGAATAATGGAATTCACTTTTATGAATATGGATGATAACTCGATAAAGTTGCCCACCCATATTTTCTCTTGTCTAGAGTTGACACATTTGAAGCTTGATAATTGTCATTTTCCCGCCGCACCTACTACTTTTGGTTGTTTTCCAAATCTTTTAAGCttggaattagattctgtaacattTTCAAGTGGATTTCATTTAATTTTTACTCCATGTCCTGTAGTTGAGATCCTAAAAATAGATAACTATTATGCTAAATTATCAAAAGTGAAACTAGTCGAGATTGCAAAATTTAAAAATCTCAGGAAGTTATCCTTGCACTTTCGTTCGCTTGACTGTACGCCCATCACGAGTTCTTTAATTATTAGTCTTGGAGATTGTTTTCCAAAACTTCAAAAGCTTTTTTTAAGTTTTCAGGATTGCAAG TTTGAAGGAGAAGCAGTTCCTAGAAAGTTTGTTTGCGGCTCCTTTTCCTGCGTCAAGACTCTTACATTAGCCTATATGGATTTGAGCAGCAGTATTATGTTACCCTTGGCTTTTGAAATAATTTGGGGATGCCCAAATTTGCAGACCCTTACGATCCCA GCTTCATTCTTGGATGAAACTGCATCAGTTGCAATAGGTGCTTCAGATTTAGAGTACATCACAATGGGCCCGCTGCAGCTACTGAATGTGGTGTTTTATTCCCGTAGATTTTCAGAGAATGAATTATTTTTTATTAAGATGTTACTTGCGCATACCCCCTTGCTAAAAAAGATTACTATTCATCCTCATTTATGGCATTACTATGGAGATTGCACAAAGAAGTTGATGCTCACTAAAAAATTGTTGATGTTCCATCGAGCCTCCGCCATAGCTGAAGTAGATTTCCGATGCTATTAA